One Brassica napus cultivar Da-Ae chromosome C4, Da-Ae, whole genome shotgun sequence genomic region harbors:
- the LOC106391820 gene encoding GDSL esterase/lipase At1g54790-like isoform X1 has protein sequence MAPTVNNLSVVLFIFISFLSSTLSIILKYPAIVNFGDSNSDTGNLISAGIESVNPPYGQTYFKLPSGRYCDGRLIVDFLLDAMDMPFLNPYLDSLGLPNFKKGCNFAAAGSTILPANPTSVSPFSFDLQISQFIRFKSRALELLAKTGRRYEKYLPPSDYYAKGLYLIDIGQNDIAGAFYSKTLDQVLASIPSTLETFEAGLKRLYEEGARNFWIHNTGPLGCLAQNIAKFGTDSTKLDEFGCVSSHNQAAKLFNLQLHALSNKFQAQFPDSNVTYIDIFSIKSNLIANYSQYGFENPIMVCCGIGGAPLNYDSRISCGQTEVLDGTTVTAKACNDSSEYIIWDGIHYTEAANHFVSDQILTGKYSDPAFSDEMPFVLSIKL, from the exons ATGGCTCCCACAGTAAACAATCTCTCAGTTGttctcttcatcttcatctcctTTTTGTCCTCAACTCTCTCTATAATCCTAAAATACCCGGCAATCGTCAACTTTGGGGATTCAAATTCCGATACGGGTAATCTTATCTCCGCGGGGATTGAAAGTGTTAATCCACCGTATGGCCAGACGTACTTCAAGCTTCCCTCAGGAAGATATTGTGACGGGCGCCTTATTGTAGATTTTCTAT TGGATGCAATGGACATGCCGTTTCTAAATCCGTATTTGGATTCATTAGGCTTACCGAATTTCAAAAAAGGGTGTAACTTTGCAGCAGCCGGATCCACCATTCTTCCCGCAAACCCAACCTCTGTTTCTCCCTTCTCCTTTGATCTTCAAATCTCTCAATTTATTCGGTTCAAATCTAGGGCACTTGAACTACTTGCTAAAACAG GAAGGAGATATGAAAAGTACTTGCCACCATCTGATTATTATGCAAAAGGACTATACCTGATTGACATAGGCCAAAATGATATTGCTGGTGCCTTTTACTCCAAGACTCTTGACCAAGTTCTTGCCTCTATTCCTTCCACTCTTGAAACTTTTGAAGCTGGGCTCAag AGGCTGTATGAAGAAGGAGCTAGAAACTTTTGGATACACAACACAGGACCTTTAGGATGTTTGGCTCAAAATATTGCAAAATTTGGGACAGATTCAACAAAGCTTGATGAGTTTGGATGTGTTAGTTCCCATAACCAAGCAGCCAAACTGTTCAATCTGCAACTACATGCTCTCTCGAACAAATTTCAAGCGCAATTCCCTGATTCAAATGTTACTTACATTGATATCTTCTCGATCAAATCCAATCTTATCGCTAACTATTCTCAATACG GTTTCGAAAACCCCATAATGGTCTGTTGTGGAATTGGTGGAGCACCTCTAAATTATGATAGCCGCATTTCGTGTGGCCAAACTGAAGTCTTAGATGGGACAACAGTAACGGCCAAAGCATGCAACGATAGTTCCGAGTACATAATCTGGGATGGAATTCACTATACCGAAGCCGCAAACCATTTCGTTTCAGATCAGATCTTAACCGGGAAGTATTCTGATCCAGCGTTTTCAGATGAGATGCCATTTGTTCTGAgcataaaactttaa
- the LOC106391820 gene encoding GDSL esterase/lipase At1g54790-like isoform X2: MAPTVNNLSVVLFIFISFLSSTLSIILKYPAIVNFGDSNSDTVDAMDMPFLNPYLDSLGLPNFKKGCNFAAAGSTILPANPTSVSPFSFDLQISQFIRFKSRALELLAKTGRRYEKYLPPSDYYAKGLYLIDIGQNDIAGAFYSKTLDQVLASIPSTLETFEAGLKRLYEEGARNFWIHNTGPLGCLAQNIAKFGTDSTKLDEFGCVSSHNQAAKLFNLQLHALSNKFQAQFPDSNVTYIDIFSIKSNLIANYSQYGFENPIMVCCGIGGAPLNYDSRISCGQTEVLDGTTVTAKACNDSSEYIIWDGIHYTEAANHFVSDQILTGKYSDPAFSDEMPFVLSIKL, encoded by the exons ATGGCTCCCACAGTAAACAATCTCTCAGTTGttctcttcatcttcatctcctTTTTGTCCTCAACTCTCTCTATAATCCTAAAATACCCGGCAATCGTCAACTTTGGGGATTCAAATTCCGATACGG TGGATGCAATGGACATGCCGTTTCTAAATCCGTATTTGGATTCATTAGGCTTACCGAATTTCAAAAAAGGGTGTAACTTTGCAGCAGCCGGATCCACCATTCTTCCCGCAAACCCAACCTCTGTTTCTCCCTTCTCCTTTGATCTTCAAATCTCTCAATTTATTCGGTTCAAATCTAGGGCACTTGAACTACTTGCTAAAACAG GAAGGAGATATGAAAAGTACTTGCCACCATCTGATTATTATGCAAAAGGACTATACCTGATTGACATAGGCCAAAATGATATTGCTGGTGCCTTTTACTCCAAGACTCTTGACCAAGTTCTTGCCTCTATTCCTTCCACTCTTGAAACTTTTGAAGCTGGGCTCAag AGGCTGTATGAAGAAGGAGCTAGAAACTTTTGGATACACAACACAGGACCTTTAGGATGTTTGGCTCAAAATATTGCAAAATTTGGGACAGATTCAACAAAGCTTGATGAGTTTGGATGTGTTAGTTCCCATAACCAAGCAGCCAAACTGTTCAATCTGCAACTACATGCTCTCTCGAACAAATTTCAAGCGCAATTCCCTGATTCAAATGTTACTTACATTGATATCTTCTCGATCAAATCCAATCTTATCGCTAACTATTCTCAATACG GTTTCGAAAACCCCATAATGGTCTGTTGTGGAATTGGTGGAGCACCTCTAAATTATGATAGCCGCATTTCGTGTGGCCAAACTGAAGTCTTAGATGGGACAACAGTAACGGCCAAAGCATGCAACGATAGTTCCGAGTACATAATCTGGGATGGAATTCACTATACCGAAGCCGCAAACCATTTCGTTTCAGATCAGATCTTAACCGGGAAGTATTCTGATCCAGCGTTTTCAGATGAGATGCCATTTGTTCTGAgcataaaactttaa
- the LOC125585881 gene encoding zinc finger BED domain-containing protein RICESLEEPER 2-like: MTFAKCVDAAGIKENAGLIMDVQKRRNSTFYMLERALLYRETFVKLEIHDRRNYKFLPTATKWSKAEKICVFLEPFAKITSLMSDSKYPTSNLYFYQVRKIHNWLQINEENDDEIIRDMVIPMKEKFDKYWEEVSDLFAMTAVFDPRLKLPVVEYCLGRLDMSTRDAKMKNLRLKLEILFESYDKISKLTSPSAEPRKMDQQNVCGGPKGTFENYGVSLQIFLAFRKSSVAASGKTALQAYLDEPALDMDSFESLDILNGWKDNTHRCYAQDRDGRTVKVGRYIPIAISSACVDEDRSPAGLYRQGLCKSRVGIGQHF, translated from the exons ATGACGTTTGCAAAATGCGTGGATGCTGCTGGTATAAAGGAGAATGCTGGTTTGATAATGGATGTGCAGAAAAGACGGAATTCGACATTCTATATGCTTGAAAGAGCCCTTCTGTACCGTGAAACGTTTGTTAAGTTGGAGATACATGATAGGAGAAACTATAAGTTTTTGCCTACAGCTACAAAATGGAGCAAAGCTGAGAAAATATGTGTTTTCTTGGAGCCTTTTGCTAAGATTACAAGTTTGATGTCAGATTCGAAATACCCAACATCGAACTTGTATTTCTATCAGGTAAGGAAGATCCATAATTGGCTGCAGATAAATGAGGAAAACGATGATGAGATTATCCGAGACATGGTGATACCGATGAAAGAGAAGTTTGATAAGTATTGGGAAGAAGTCAGTGATCTTTTTGCAATGACAGCTGTCTTTGATCCACGCCTGAAGCTTCCAGTTGTAGAATATTGTTTAGGGAGACTTGACATGAGTACACGTGATGCAAAAATGAAGAACTTGCGTCTGAAGCTGGAAATTTTGTTTGAATCATACGACAAAATATCAAAGTTAACATCACCTTCTGCAGAGCCTCGTAAGATGGATCAACAAAATGTTTGTGGAGGACCAAAAGGAACATTTGAGAACTATGGTGTAAGTCTCCa GATTTTTTTAGCGTTTCGCAAAAGTAGTGTTGCTGCGAGTGGAAAGACAGCTCTCCAAGCTTATTTAGATGAACCTGCGCTAGATATGGATAGCTTTGAAAGTTTGGATATTCTCAACGGGTGGAAAGATAATACTCACAG GTGCTATGCTCAGGATAGAGATGGCAGGACGGTAAAGGTGGGTCGGTACATCCCAATTGCCATCAGTAGCGCATGTGTTGATGAAGATCGGAGTCCCGCGGGCCTGTACCGCCAAGGCTTGTGCAAATCGCGGGTCGGGATTGGGCAGCACTTCTAG